Proteins encoded by one window of Spirochaetota bacterium:
- the hisG gene encoding ATP phosphoribosyltransferase, which produces MKKQLKLGIPKGSLEKATIELFKNAGWKISVSSRNYFPYIDDSEIYCALVRAQEMPRYIESGTLDMGLTGLDWILEYDADVEIISDLVYSKVSTNTAKWVLAVPDDSTIKSIEDCAGKTISTELLEFTKRYFSEMNIPVNVEFSWGATEAKVVEGLADAIVEVTETGSTIKAHGLKIIHNLLETNTKLVANRVSMKDDWKRNKIHRIALLLKGALNAGNMVGLKMNVSNQKLDEIVQILPSLTAPTISQLYKSDWFSVESVVSEEIVREIIPELIEMGADGIVEYSLNKIVGQNDTLQ; this is translated from the coding sequence ATGAAAAAACAGCTAAAGTTAGGTATTCCCAAAGGCAGTCTGGAAAAGGCGACAATAGAACTCTTTAAGAATGCTGGATGGAAAATAAGCGTTTCTTCCAGAAACTATTTCCCATACATTGATGATAGTGAAATATACTGCGCTCTAGTGAGAGCCCAGGAGATGCCCAGATACATAGAGAGTGGTACTTTAGATATGGGTCTAACAGGTCTTGATTGGATTTTAGAATATGATGCGGATGTTGAGATAATCTCTGACCTCGTATATTCTAAGGTTAGCACAAACACCGCTAAATGGGTGTTAGCTGTGCCTGATGATTCTACTATTAAGTCGATAGAGGATTGCGCTGGCAAGACTATCTCAACGGAATTATTAGAGTTCACAAAGAGGTATTTTTCTGAAATGAACATTCCCGTAAATGTTGAATTTTCATGGGGGGCAACTGAGGCAAAGGTTGTTGAGGGGCTTGCGGATGCAATTGTCGAGGTAACAGAAACTGGCTCAACCATAAAGGCTCATGGATTAAAGATTATACATAACCTTCTTGAGACCAATACAAAACTCGTCGCAAATCGAGTAAGCATGAAAGATGACTGGAAGAGGAATAAGATCCATCGAATTGCCCTTCTATTAAAAGGGGCCTTAAACGCTGGGAATATGGTTGGTTTAAAGATGAATGTATCAAACCAAAAACTTGATGAGATTGTGCAAATCCTTCCCAGCCTGACAGCCCCAACCATTTCACAATTATATAAATCTGATTGGTTTTCTGTTGAGTCCGTTGTTAGTGAGGAGATTGTTAGAGAAATTATACCAGAGCTTATTGAAATGGGTGCTGATGGTATCGTTGAATATTCACTTAATAAGATTGTAGGACAGAATGATACCCTCCAGTAA